One window of the Nocardia huaxiensis genome contains the following:
- the ispG gene encoding flavodoxin-dependent (E)-4-hydroxy-3-methylbut-2-enyl-diphosphate synthase, with translation MTGTIALGMPGMPGIAGSTTGTVTLAPRRKTRQLMVGNVGVGSDFPVSVQSMTTTKTHDVNATLQQIAELTASGCDIVRVACPRQEDADALPIIAKKSGIPVIADIHFQPKYIFAAIDAGCAAVRVNPGNIKEFDGRVKEVAKAAGAAGIPIRIGVNAGSLDKRMMAKYGKATPEALVESALWEASLFEEHGFGDIKISVKHNDPVVMVEAYRQLAAQCDYPLHLGVTEAGPAFQGTIKSATAFGALLSQGIGDTIRVSLSAPPAEEVKVGGQILQSLNLRPRKLEIVSCPSCGRAQVDVYTLANEVTAGLEGMEVPLRVAVMGCVVNGPGEAREADLGVASGNGRGQIFVKGEVIKTVPEHLIVETLIEEAMRLAEEVSKSEGAQQ, from the coding sequence ATGACGGGCACGATCGCGCTCGGCATGCCCGGCATGCCCGGCATCGCCGGAAGTACCACCGGCACAGTAACTCTCGCGCCGCGGCGTAAGACGCGCCAGTTGATGGTGGGCAATGTCGGGGTGGGCAGTGATTTCCCCGTGTCGGTCCAGTCGATGACCACCACCAAGACCCATGACGTGAACGCCACCCTGCAGCAGATCGCGGAGTTGACCGCGTCGGGCTGCGACATCGTCAGAGTCGCGTGCCCGCGCCAGGAGGACGCGGACGCGCTGCCGATCATCGCCAAGAAATCGGGCATCCCGGTGATCGCCGACATCCACTTCCAGCCCAAATACATTTTCGCCGCGATCGACGCCGGCTGTGCCGCGGTGCGCGTGAACCCGGGCAATATCAAGGAATTCGACGGCCGCGTCAAGGAGGTCGCCAAGGCGGCCGGCGCGGCGGGCATCCCGATCCGCATCGGCGTCAACGCGGGCTCGCTCGACAAGCGCATGATGGCCAAGTACGGCAAGGCCACCCCCGAGGCGCTGGTGGAATCGGCGCTGTGGGAAGCCTCGCTGTTCGAGGAGCACGGCTTCGGCGACATCAAGATCTCGGTCAAGCACAACGACCCGGTGGTCATGGTCGAGGCCTACCGTCAGCTCGCCGCCCAGTGCGACTACCCGCTGCATCTGGGCGTGACCGAGGCCGGTCCCGCCTTCCAGGGCACCATCAAGTCCGCGACCGCGTTCGGTGCGCTGCTGTCCCAGGGCATCGGCGACACCATTCGGGTGTCGCTGTCGGCGCCTCCGGCCGAAGAGGTGAAGGTCGGCGGTCAGATCCTGCAGTCGCTGAACCTGCGCCCCCGCAAGCTCGAGATCGTGTCCTGTCCGTCGTGCGGTCGCGCGCAGGTCGATGTGTACACCCTGGCCAACGAGGTCACCGCCGGCCTGGAAGGCATGGAGGTCCCGCTGCGGGTGGCCGTCATGGGCTGTGTCGTCAACGGTCCCGGTGAAGCCCGCGAGGCCGACCTCGGTGTCGCCTCGGGCAACGGCCGCGGCCAGATCTTCGTCAAGGGCGAGGTCATCAAGACCGTGCCCGAACACCTCATCGTCGAAACCCTCATCGAGGAGGCCATGCGCCTCGCCGAGGAAGTCTCGAAATCCGAAGGAGCACAACAGTAA
- a CDS encoding 1-deoxy-D-xylulose-5-phosphate synthase: MSPATAVSNLLTRIQRPTDLRTLSAAELHCLAGEIRHFLIRKVTSTGGHLGPNLGVVELTLALHRVFDSPSDPIIFDTGHQAYVHKILTGRQDGFDTLRRRGGLSGYPARTESEHDWVESSHASTGLSCADGLAKAFALSGRSDRHVVAVVGDGALTGGVCWEALNNIAASPNQPVVIVLNDNGRSYAPTVGGLANRLTTLRSVPDAPGPHTLFPDLGIAYIGPVDGHDLPALESALVRAKESGGPVIVHAVTRKGMGYEPAENDERDRMHACGPLDPITGAPLESSRPEYPDWTDVFATELVNWGARRPDLVAVTAAMPGPTGVATFGDRFPERMFDVGIAEQHAVASAAGMALGGLHPVVAVYSTFLNRAFDQVLMDVALPGLPVTFVLDRSGVTGPDGASHNGVWDLSVLGMVPGMRVAAPRDAATLREEFAEALAVTDGPTALRFPKGATGPGIPAARRDGGVDVLRAAAHPEVLLIAVGPLAEQALIAAAALHERGIEALVVDPRWVLPVPPALAELAAGVRLVVTVEDSGVHGGFGSAVTARLRDDGVSASIRIAGVPQRFLEHGSRDEILRELELTGAGIATRVTTWLAEVTR, from the coding sequence ATGTCACCCGCAACGGCGGTATCCAACCTGCTCACCCGCATACAGAGACCGACCGATCTGCGCACGCTGTCGGCCGCCGAACTCCACTGTCTCGCCGGCGAGATCCGGCACTTCCTGATCCGCAAGGTCACCTCGACCGGTGGTCACCTGGGCCCGAACCTCGGGGTCGTCGAGCTGACTCTGGCGCTGCACCGGGTCTTCGACTCTCCTTCGGACCCGATCATTTTCGACACTGGCCACCAGGCCTACGTGCACAAGATCCTGACCGGGCGGCAGGACGGATTCGACACACTGCGCCGGCGCGGAGGTCTGTCCGGCTATCCGGCGCGCACCGAGAGCGAACACGACTGGGTGGAGTCGTCCCACGCCTCGACCGGACTGTCCTGTGCGGATGGACTGGCGAAAGCCTTCGCCCTGTCGGGGCGTTCGGATCGGCACGTCGTGGCGGTCGTCGGAGACGGCGCGCTGACCGGCGGCGTGTGCTGGGAGGCGCTGAACAACATAGCGGCGTCCCCGAACCAACCGGTCGTCATTGTGCTGAACGACAACGGCCGCTCCTACGCTCCGACTGTCGGGGGGCTCGCGAACCGGCTGACCACACTGCGTTCCGTGCCGGACGCGCCCGGCCCGCATACTTTGTTCCCGGATCTGGGCATCGCCTATATCGGCCCGGTCGACGGACACGACCTGCCGGCCCTGGAGTCGGCGCTGGTGCGCGCCAAGGAATCCGGCGGCCCGGTCATCGTGCACGCGGTGACGCGCAAAGGGATGGGGTACGAGCCCGCCGAGAACGACGAGCGGGATCGGATGCACGCCTGCGGGCCCCTCGATCCGATCACCGGCGCTCCGCTCGAATCGTCCCGGCCCGAATACCCGGACTGGACAGACGTGTTCGCCACCGAACTGGTGAACTGGGGTGCGCGCCGTCCCGATCTCGTAGCCGTCACCGCCGCCATGCCGGGCCCGACCGGAGTGGCCACGTTCGGAGATCGCTTCCCGGAGCGCATGTTCGACGTCGGCATCGCCGAACAGCACGCGGTCGCCTCGGCTGCGGGAATGGCGCTGGGCGGACTGCATCCGGTCGTGGCCGTCTACTCGACCTTCCTCAATCGTGCCTTCGATCAGGTGCTGATGGACGTGGCGCTGCCGGGACTGCCGGTGACCTTCGTGCTGGACCGCTCCGGTGTCACCGGCCCGGACGGGGCAAGCCACAATGGCGTCTGGGATCTGTCCGTGCTGGGCATGGTGCCGGGTATGCGGGTGGCCGCGCCCCGGGATGCGGCGACGCTGCGGGAGGAGTTCGCCGAGGCGCTCGCCGTCACCGACGGACCGACCGCGCTCCGATTCCCCAAGGGCGCAACCGGACCCGGCATTCCGGCGGCGCGACGGGACGGTGGCGTCGATGTGCTGCGCGCTGCCGCGCATCCCGAAGTGCTGCTGATCGCGGTCGGCCCGCTCGCCGAGCAGGCGCTGATCGCCGCGGCGGCCCTGCACGAGCGGGGAATCGAAGCGCTCGTGGTGGATCCGCGCTGGGTGCTGCCCGTGCCGCCGGCCCTCGCGGAACTGGCGGCCGGGGTCCGGCTCGTGGTCACCGTCGAGGACTCGGGAGTACACGGCGGCTTCGGTTCGGCCGTGACGGCACGGCTGCGGGACGACGGCGTCTCCGCCTCGATCCGTATTGCCGGTGTGCCGCAACGGTTTCTCGAACATGGGTCACGCGATGAGATTTTGCGCGAACTCGAACTCACGGGTGCCGGGATCGCCACCCGCGTCACCACCTGGCTGGCGGAGGTGACCCGATGA